One segment of Phragmites australis chromosome 13, lpPhrAust1.1, whole genome shotgun sequence DNA contains the following:
- the LOC133888777 gene encoding 14 kDa proline-rich protein DC2.15-like has translation MAGKASIALFIAVNLVVFAMASACGGYCPTPTPSTPSTPTPTPAAFGRCPRDALKLGVCANVLGLIKAKVGVPPAEPCCPLLKGLVDLEAAVCLCTAIKGNILGIKLNLPIDLSLILNYCGRTVPTGFKCL, from the coding sequence ATGGCAGGCAAGGCCTCGATCGCGCTGTTCATCGCCGTCAACCTGGTCGTGTTCGCCATGGCCAGTGCCTGCGGAGGATACTGCCCAACGCCGACGCCGTCCACCCCGTCGACTCCAACCCCGACGCCGGCGGCGTTCGGCAGGTGCCCCCGCGACGCGCTGAAACTGGGGGTGTGCGCCAACGTGCTGGGCCTGATCAAGGCCAAGGTGGGCGTGCCCCCCGCGGAGCCATGCTGCCCGCTGCTGAAGGGGCTCGTCGACCTGGAGGCCGCCGTGTGCCTCTGCACCGCCATCAAGGGCAACATCCTCGGCATCAAACTCAACCTGCCCATCGACCTCAGCCTCATCCTCAACTACTGCGGCAGGACCGTCCCAACCGGATTCAAGTGCCTCTAA